In Eubalaena glacialis isolate mEubGla1 chromosome 4, mEubGla1.1.hap2.+ XY, whole genome shotgun sequence, one DNA window encodes the following:
- the TNFAIP8 gene encoding tumor necrosis factor alpha-induced protein 8 isoform X2 — protein sequence MATDVFNSKNLAVQAQKKILGKMASKSIATTLIDDTSSEVLDELYRVTKEYTQNKKEAEKIIKNLIKTVIKLAILYRNNQFNQDELALMEKFKKKVHQLAMTVVSFHQVDFTFDRNVLSRLLNECREMLHQVIQRHLTAKSHGRVNNVFDHFSDCDFLAALYNPFGNFKPHLQKLCDGINKMLDEENI from the coding sequence TGGCCACAGATGTCTTTAATTCCAAAAACCTGGCCGTTCAGGCACAAAAGAAGATCTTGGGTAAAATGGCGTCCAAATCCATCGCTACCACCTTAATCGATGACACGAGCAGCGAAGTGCTGGATGAGCTCTACAGGGTGACCAAGGAGTACACCCAGaacaagaaagaggcagagaaaatcATCAAAAACCTCATCAAAACGGTCATCAAGCTGGCCATTCTTTACAGGAATAATCAGTTTAACCAAGATGAGCTAGCACTCATGGAGAAATTCAAGAAGAAAGTTCATCAACTTGCTATGACCGTGGTCAGTTTCCATCAGGTGGATTTCACCTTTGACCGGAATGTGTTATCCAGGCTGTTAAATGAGTGTAGAGAGATGCTCCACCAGGTCATCCAGCGTCACCTCACCGCCAAGTCACATGGACGGGTTAATAATGTCTTTGATCATTTTTCAGATTGTGATTTCTTGGCTGCCTTGTATAATCCGTTTGGAAATTTTAAACCCCACTTACAAAAACTGTGTGATGGCATCAACAAAATGTTAGACGAAGAGAACATATGA
- the TNFAIP8 gene encoding tumor necrosis factor alpha-induced protein 8 isoform X3, with amino-acid sequence MASKSIATTLIDDTSSEVLDELYRVTKEYTQNKKEAEKIIKNLIKTVIKLAILYRNNQFNQDELALMEKFKKKVHQLAMTVVSFHQVDFTFDRNVLSRLLNECREMLHQVIQRHLTAKSHGRVNNVFDHFSDCDFLAALYNPFGNFKPHLQKLCDGINKMLDEENI; translated from the coding sequence ATGGCGTCCAAATCCATCGCTACCACCTTAATCGATGACACGAGCAGCGAAGTGCTGGATGAGCTCTACAGGGTGACCAAGGAGTACACCCAGaacaagaaagaggcagagaaaatcATCAAAAACCTCATCAAAACGGTCATCAAGCTGGCCATTCTTTACAGGAATAATCAGTTTAACCAAGATGAGCTAGCACTCATGGAGAAATTCAAGAAGAAAGTTCATCAACTTGCTATGACCGTGGTCAGTTTCCATCAGGTGGATTTCACCTTTGACCGGAATGTGTTATCCAGGCTGTTAAATGAGTGTAGAGAGATGCTCCACCAGGTCATCCAGCGTCACCTCACCGCCAAGTCACATGGACGGGTTAATAATGTCTTTGATCATTTTTCAGATTGTGATTTCTTGGCTGCCTTGTATAATCCGTTTGGAAATTTTAAACCCCACTTACAAAAACTGTGTGATGGCATCAACAAAATGTTAGACGAAGAGAACATATGA